Part of the Vibrio penaeicida genome is shown below.
AGAGGATACGTTATGACAACGAAAGTAGAAGAAAACCAAGTTTGTGAAGCATGTGGATGCAGCGCAGAAATGGGGTTCATTATCAAAGAAGGCGACGATGTAGCAAACATATCTTTGTTCGGTCGTGATCTCACTGCATTAGAGTCTGAACTCAATAAATACATAGATCTAGCAAAAACAGTATCTGACGAAGTGACGTATGA
Proteins encoded:
- a CDS encoding YfcZ/YiiS family protein, yielding MTTKVEENQVCEACGCSAEMGFIIKEGDDVANISLFGRDLTALESELNKYIDLAKTVSDEVTYESQRIEGKIGIETRFQFTCSAEKLIFELKTRALAR